The genomic interval TAAATAATTCGCCATCGGAACACAAAAAAACTCCTGCTGTTCTTACGAACGGCAGGAGCAAAATGTTGGTTGATGAAGTGTTTTTTTAACTAATTACAGAATGCTGATGAAGTTTTAATCTTATGAAACTTGTTTGAAGTAAGAAACTTCACCGCTCATGCTAACCATGAGAACAATTTCCTGTTTTCCTTTTGAAACAGTTACGAAATAATGATCAGCATCTTCGAACTGATGACCGAACAAAACCATATTGGTATCATTATCCTGGTTGTCATCATACATGATCACAGCTCCTGTCACATAATCTTTATATTGCTTTTTAATTTCTTTCTGGGCTTTTGCAGGCAGGTCTGAAAACTTCTTGCTGGTTGTGCTTCCTACCAATTGGGAATTATAATCGTAATATGCAACGGTTTGCTGCCCGTCTTTGGTAAATGTAGCTTCGTCAAACTGTCCTCCACGTGCCCATTTCACATCGCTGATATGACCAAAATCGCTGACAAAATGATCTTTCGACATGCTGCTTACTTCTTTTCCTTCCAGTTTGCGCAGTTCCTTACGTGCCTCTCTTTTTTCAACTTTCGATTCTTTTTCAATAGCTTTTGCAGTGGTTTGAGCTTGTGTTTGTACGGCAGTTATTGCCAGCAGAGCTACTATTGCGGATGCGATTAATTTTTTCATTTTTTTATTCGTTTAAGTGTTTTTTTCGAATTGATGTGTCAAAACTAAGCGATGCCGGAAAATCCTGAAACAGTAAATAGCCAGAAAGGCAAAAGCTGTCGGTAAACTGTCTTCATGTATCTTTATAATTGTTTTCTTTGCAAACAATTAATCCCGCCAGTAAAAAAGCTTCTGCCCGTATGAACTGTTTAATAATAGATGACAACATTATTGCCAGAACCACCATGAAACAGCTGGTGCGGCAGGATAAAAGCCTGACTCTCGTTGGAGAATGCGAGGATGCAATGGCAGCTTACCAGAAAATCATGTCTGATCCGGTTGACCTGTTACTGCTCGATATTGAAATGACCGGCATGAACGGCATTGAACTGGTGAAAAGCCTGGGCAGCAAAAATCCGATTATTATCTTCACCACTTCCAAAAAAGATTATGCAGCCGAAGCATTTGAGCTGAATGTGGCCGATTATATAACCAAACCAGTAACGACAGTCCGTTTTTTGCAGGCAATAGAAAAAGCCAGGGAAATATTTAAAAGCAAAAAGCAGGAAGTAAAAGTGGAGGAAGACGCCTTTATTTTTATCCGGGATTCCAATATTGTGCGCCGCCTGAGGCTTGACGAAATTCTGTTTGCTGAGGCCATGGGCGATTATGTCAAATTGTACACAACCGATAAGTTTTATTCGGTTCATTCTTCGCTGAAAGAGGTAGAGAGCAAATTACCGGATAATAAGTTTTTACGCGTTCACCGTTCTTTTATTATTCAGGTTGGCAAGATCGATACCATCGAAGGCGGCACGCTGATTATTAATAAAAAAATGGTCCCGGTGGCAGATACCTACCGTGCTGCACTAAACCAGCGGCTAAAAATCCTGTAAAATCCGGGCGATTATTATTCCTGTATCAACGATAGATTATACCTTTCTGACCATTACCTGTTGCTCTGATAATACACCTGAATTACTTTTATCAAAATAAATCAAAGGTTTAAAGCGAACCGCCGAAAACCGATTGCCGAAGTAGCTCATGAGAATCAGAACGCTTATTTATTATATCACAACCGGCTTTGTCATTGGCATTATAACACTTGTTATGCTGCAATACATCACCAGTACCAATGTAAGGGAGCTGATCAGCGGCAATGAAAATTTACTCAATGAGTATAAGGTCAACAATGAGCTGGTAGGTTTGCAGAAAGACCTTTTGCTGCTTGATAATAAAATTAAAAGTGCGGTAACAACGGGTGATTCTTCCAAAATCAAAGACTTTGAAACGGGCATTGCTAAAATCAGGGACGATGTAAACGTATTGGAAGCGACAGCGGATTCAAACTCTTCGGGAAAATACATCAATGAGCTTCACTTTCTGATCAGCCGAAAAATAGACCTGAGCCGGCAAATGGTAGATAGTTTATATAAAACCGGGATACCAGCCGTTGAAAGCCGGATTGCAACTCATGAAGCAATTAAACTTTCGGAAGTAATTACCAACCTGACACACAAAATTGATACAAGCGGAAGAATTGCGCTTGCACAAAAAATTAAATCTGTTGATAAAAGTGGCCAAAGGGTTTTAAACTGGAACCTGTACATCATTATTTTAGTACTGATTTTGCTCACAGCGGTTTTCCTGATCATTGTCAGCAGAATGAAAAAGCAGGCTGAACTGATTAGTCAGCTAAATACGAGCGAAAAGAAACTAAAAGAGGCGGCTTTGATCAAGGAGAATTTTCTGGCCAATATGAGCCATGAGATCCGGACGCCGCTGAATGCAATTCTGGGTTATACCAATTTATTACAAAGGAAAAAACTGGATGAAGATTCCCGCCTTCATGTGACAACGGTTCAGCAGTCGGGAGAAACACTTTTGACAATTGTCAATGATATTCTGGATCTTTCCAAAATTGAGTCCGGGATGATGCGAATTGAAGAAATTCCGTTCAGTATTAATGGCCTTGTCCATTCCGTTGGTGCCATGTTCCACAATAAAATAGAAGAAAAGGGGCTTAAATTTGAAACTAACATCGATCCATCCATCCCCGATATTCTATTAGGAGACGCCACAAGATTAACACAAATCCTTGTCAATCTGATTGGGAATGCCGCCAAATTTACTTCAGCAGGAAAAATAAAACTGGATATAAAAGGCAAACCGTCGGATTCAAATCATATTCTGATAGAGTTTAAAGTTACTGATACCGGAATTGGTATTGAGGAAGAGAAGCTGGAAACCATTTTTGAACGGTTTCGGCAAGCCGAAGATTCTACAACACGGAAATATGGCGGCACGGGTTTAGGATTATCCATCGTAAGGGATTTGGTTTATCTGCAAAATGGCAGTATTGACGTAAAAAGTGAATCCGGATTTGGGACAATTGTACTTTTTACTATTCCATATAAAATCCCGGAACATCACAACAATGCAATTAGATACGAAAATGCCAGTCCTGATATCCATTTTCAAAATAACCTCAACATTCTTGTTGCGGAAGACAATGTAATTAATCAGGGATTGATGTCGCGATTTTTACAGGAATGGGGAATAAAAAATTCTATTGCAGAAAACGGTAAAAAAGCAGTTGAAATGTTAAAAAATGAGCGTTTCGATCTGGTATTTATGGATATTCAAATGCCGGAAATGGACGGTTACACCGCAACGCAGGAAATCAGGCAAACCCTGAACCTAACTGTTCCCATAATAGCCATGACTGCACACGCAATGGCCGGAGAACGAGAAAAGTGCATTAGTTTCGGTATGAACGAACACATTTCAAAACCTATCCGGGAAGCCGATTTGAAGCGAATAATAGCTGAATTTACAGGCAACGAACTGAACCATAACTTGGTTACAAACACTTCATTTAAAGAGGAGAATCAGTACAAAACGATAAACCTTCAATACATGAAGGAGATCAGCAATGGTGATAAAGAATATGAAAAACTGGTAACTGAACAATTTATCGAGCTGGTACCAAGAGAATTGGAATCACTCAGAAAAGCCATTGAAAATCAGGATTTTGATAATTTAAAACACATTGCTCACAGTATGAAAACCAGTATTTCAATTATGGGCCTGGATGCTGTTTTGAATGAATATCTGGATATTATTGAAAACGGTAATCCGACAAATATCAGGTTAATGGAAATTATTGAAAAAATTACCTCAGTTTGTAACGAAGCGGTCGAAGAAGCGAAAGAATTTAGCAGCCATTTTTAGTATTTGAATTATATCTTTATGGCAAAATCTATCAGGCTGTTTGCTTTTCTGAAACAGAAGGGATTTCCATTTATACGTGAGAACGCCAGGATTATCGGCCAGTACGTTTTCACGGTATTTTTCATCGGTTTGGGTATCTGGTTTATCAAACACGAAGAAACTGAATTACATCAGGTTAAAAATATATTGCTTACTTCCCGTTGGGAATGGGTAGTAACTGGTATCGTATTGAGTTTGGTTTACATGCTCATTCAGGGACAGATGTACGTGGCTTCGTTCGCGTCGGTCGGCAGTAAAGTTTCTCTCAATGATTCCCTTATTTTATTTTTAAAACGAAATTTTATCAGTGTATTTCTTCCGGCCGGAGGAATATCTTCACTGGCTTTTTTTACTGATAACATTGAGAATAAAGGTGTTAATAAATCCCAGATACATTTTGCATCTTCTATTTATGGCTTTGTAGGCATACTTTCGGTAGTGGTTGTAGCGATTCCCGCTTTTGCTTTTGCCATATTTCGGGGAGGCGTTGGTGCAGGCGAATGGATCGCATTGGGTTCTGTTTTTATTTTGACAGGCCTGGTTTATCTGCTATACAGATCTGTAATAACAAAAGGGATAATTTACTGTACACTCATTCGGTTTTTCCCATCTGCCGAAGTCTATTTTGAAGATCTTCTTAGTAATAAAATTAATAAAAAACATTTTTTACTGACCGTCTTATACAGCGTTTTAATTGAACTGACCGGCATTACCCATGTGTACATTGCGATGGTTGCGCTGCGGTTGGAACCCTCTCTTTTTGCTGCCGTGATGAGTTACATTACGGCAGTTATTTTCCTGATCGTTTCTCCATTTTTACGTGGACTTGGTGCAATTGAAGTTTCCATGAGCCTGATTCTGGTACGTTTTGGATTTACAGACGCAGCAGCTATTTCGATTACTTTTTTCTATCGTTTTCTTGAATTCTGGTTGCCGCTGATTACGGGTGCATTAAGCTTTTTATTGAAGATCAATAAGTTACTGATGCGCATTTTCCCAGCTTTGTTATTGCTTCTTCTCGGCATTGTTAATATCATTTCCGTACTGACCCCTGCTATAAGTCAGCGACTGCAATTCCTGCATAATTTCCTGCCTGTAAGTGCCATTACAGCTTCTAACTATTTTGTATTGATTACCGGTTTATTCCTGTTGGTAACCGCAGCTTTTATGCTGAAAGGATTACGAATGGCCTGGTTTTTCGCTTTGACTTTGTGCATACTCTCTGTTATAGGAAACCTCACGAAAGCAATTGATTATGAGGAAGCCATATTTGCATTAGGTGTAATTATCATTCTTTTTGTTTCAAGAAAAGAATATTACATCAAAAACAACCGAAAGCTGGGCATAATCGGCATTCA from Dyadobacter sp. NIV53 carries:
- a CDS encoding LytTR family DNA-binding domain-containing protein, coding for MNCLIIDDNIIARTTMKQLVRQDKSLTLVGECEDAMAAYQKIMSDPVDLLLLDIEMTGMNGIELVKSLGSKNPIIIFTTSKKDYAAEAFELNVADYITKPVTTVRFLQAIEKAREIFKSKKQEVKVEEDAFIFIRDSNIVRRLRLDEILFAEAMGDYVKLYTTDKFYSVHSSLKEVESKLPDNKFLRVHRSFIIQVGKIDTIEGGTLIINKKMVPVADTYRAALNQRLKIL
- a CDS encoding response regulator — protein: MRIRTLIYYITTGFVIGIITLVMLQYITSTNVRELISGNENLLNEYKVNNELVGLQKDLLLLDNKIKSAVTTGDSSKIKDFETGIAKIRDDVNVLEATADSNSSGKYINELHFLISRKIDLSRQMVDSLYKTGIPAVESRIATHEAIKLSEVITNLTHKIDTSGRIALAQKIKSVDKSGQRVLNWNLYIIILVLILLTAVFLIIVSRMKKQAELISQLNTSEKKLKEAALIKENFLANMSHEIRTPLNAILGYTNLLQRKKLDEDSRLHVTTVQQSGETLLTIVNDILDLSKIESGMMRIEEIPFSINGLVHSVGAMFHNKIEEKGLKFETNIDPSIPDILLGDATRLTQILVNLIGNAAKFTSAGKIKLDIKGKPSDSNHILIEFKVTDTGIGIEEEKLETIFERFRQAEDSTTRKYGGTGLGLSIVRDLVYLQNGSIDVKSESGFGTIVLFTIPYKIPEHHNNAIRYENASPDIHFQNNLNILVAEDNVINQGLMSRFLQEWGIKNSIAENGKKAVEMLKNERFDLVFMDIQMPEMDGYTATQEIRQTLNLTVPIIAMTAHAMAGEREKCISFGMNEHISKPIREADLKRIIAEFTGNELNHNLVTNTSFKEENQYKTINLQYMKEISNGDKEYEKLVTEQFIELVPRELESLRKAIENQDFDNLKHIAHSMKTSISIMGLDAVLNEYLDIIENGNPTNIRLMEIIEKITSVCNEAVEEAKEFSSHF
- a CDS encoding phosphatidylglycerol lysyltransferase domain-containing protein, coding for MAKSIRLFAFLKQKGFPFIRENARIIGQYVFTVFFIGLGIWFIKHEETELHQVKNILLTSRWEWVVTGIVLSLVYMLIQGQMYVASFASVGSKVSLNDSLILFLKRNFISVFLPAGGISSLAFFTDNIENKGVNKSQIHFASSIYGFVGILSVVVVAIPAFAFAIFRGGVGAGEWIALGSVFILTGLVYLLYRSVITKGIIYCTLIRFFPSAEVYFEDLLSNKINKKHFLLTVLYSVLIELTGITHVYIAMVALRLEPSLFAAVMSYITAVIFLIVSPFLRGLGAIEVSMSLILVRFGFTDAAAISITFFYRFLEFWLPLITGALSFLLKINKLLMRIFPALLLLLLGIVNIISVLTPAISQRLQFLHNFLPVSAITASNYFVLITGLFLLVTAAFMLKGLRMAWFFALTLCILSVIGNLTKAIDYEEAIFALGVIIILFVSRKEYYIKNNRKLGIIGIQTTLLSCLAVLLYGCIGFYFLDEKHFNIDFSWPESIRYTFQNFVLTGSEKLVPQDAFATDFLYSINISGILCITFLIYTLVRPYIMKVTIGADDLVWAKSQLIKYGNSGLDYFKAYPDKLIFKPETAEGFIAYRVTGNFAVVLECPVGPGESIKACILAFDKYCFESGLKSLYYRVPEENLDAFQGKKKLFLGQEGIMDLTKFSLEGGAKKSIRNALKKVSEKGFHTQIYNAPISNEVLEKLKSVSDEWLDDTERSEIVFSQGMFLREELQQQTIITVESVEDKIVAFLNIIPDYAKGEGTYDLIRKTKDAPNGVIDFITVEMFNYLKKEGYSFVNLGFAPLSGIADPRNFPERSMKFAYEKIRSFSHYKGLRDFKEKFSPVWHNKYLIYDQDYDLFKVPAVLTNVIKP